Proteins encoded in a region of the Enoplosus armatus isolate fEnoArm2 chromosome 16, fEnoArm2.hap1, whole genome shotgun sequence genome:
- the azin1b gene encoding antizyme inhibitor 1b: MKGLADKPSYIIELLEGGVTLEDVIDGHICEQALVEKSAFVVGDLGSLMRQHVCWQNVVPQLQPYYPVKCNSSPAVIEVLASLGLGFVCDNKVEVTLVLEHGVPPENIILSGVCKQLAHIKHAAKNNIQHLVCENEAELSKISRLHPNAKLLLQLTTEAHAAETSMAFGFSLKTCRHLLEAAKELGVQVVGVTFHIPSSCQDLQQAYTHALSDARCVFDMGVDLGFNMNILDIGGGFTGSDFQLKQVESAVRPLLDAYFSPLSGVQVLAQPGSFYVASAFSLAVNVIGKKVVTRHWESLAQGDNEDTEFLYYMNEGVYGPFNRKLLGNSIATPSVHKHVLCAEEAVYPSSLWGPSLDQLDHVVERCLLPELSVGDWLHFSNMGACGLEEFSASQLPIYYTVSISDWYEMQEAGVALDSAMKNFSMVQYSA; this comes from the exons ATGAAAGGACTCGCTGACAAACCCAGCTACATCATTGAACTCCTGGAGGGAGGAGTGACCCTTGAAGATGTCATTGATGGACACATCTGCGAGCAGGCTCTG GTGGAGAAGAGTGCGTTTGTGGTGGGTGACCTCGGGTCCCTGATGCGACAGCATGTGTGCTGGCAGAACGTAGTGCCACAGCTGCAGCCCTACTACCCTGTCAAATGCAACAGCAGCCCTGCAGTCATCGAGGTGCTGGCCTCCTTGGGCCTGGGCTTCGTTTGTGACAACAAG GTGGAAGTGACCCTGGTGCTGGAGCACGGCGTGCCACCAGAAAACATCATTCTGTCAGGTGTTTGCAAGCAGCTGGCTCACATCAAGCATGCTGCCAAGAACAACATCCAGCAccttgtgtgtgaaaatgaggCAGAGTTGTCCAAGATTTCCCGCTTGCACCCAAATGCAAA GTTGCTGCTGCAGTTGACCACCGAGGCCCACGCAGCTGAGACCAGCATGGCCTTCGGCTTCTCTCTGAAGACCTGCCGGCACCTGCTGGAAGCAGCCAAAGAGCTGGGAGTCCAGGTGGTAGGGGTGACCTTCCACATCCCCAGCTCTTGCCAAGACCTGCAACAGGCCTACACCCATGCACTGTCAGATGCCCGCTGTGTGTTTGACATGGGG GTGGATCTGGGCTTTAACATGAACATCCTGGACATTGGTGGTGGATTTACTGGCTCAGATTTTCAGCTCAAACAG gttgaGTCTGCAGTCAGGCCGCTGCTGGATGCTTACTTCAGCCCACTGTCCGGTGTGCAAGTGTTGGCCCAGCCAGGCAGCTTCTATGTGGCCTCAGCTTTCAGCCTGGCTGTCAACGTGATCGGCAAAAAGGTGGTGACCCGCCACTGGGAGAGCCTAGCTCAAG GTGACAATGAAGATACTGAGTTCCTGTACTACATGAATGAGGGTGTTTATGGCCCATTCAACCGCAAGCTGCTGGGAAACTCCATCGCTACCCCGTCAGTGCACAAG CACGTGCTGTGTGCTGAGGAGGCAGTGTATCCCAGCAGCCTGTGGGGGCCATCACTGGATCAGCTGGACCATGTGGTGGAGCGCTGCCTGCTGCCTGAGCTCAGCGTGGGAGACTGGCTTCACTTCTCCAACATGGGAGCGTGCGGCCTGGAGGAGTTCAGCGCCTCCCAGCTGCCCATTTACTACACTGTCTCCATCTCTGACTG GTATGAGATGCAGGAGGCCGGTGTGGCACTGGACAGCGCCATGAAGAATTTCTCCATGGTCCAGTACAGTGCGTAA